One Diospyros lotus cultivar Yz01 chromosome 1, ASM1463336v1, whole genome shotgun sequence genomic window carries:
- the LOC127796901 gene encoding peptidyl-prolyl cis-trans isomerase CYP19-4-like, whose amino-acid sequence MAGKRTFSLALVWTLAVLGTLALAQAKKKSQEDLKEVTHKVYFDVEIGGKPAGRIVMGLFGKTVPKTAENFRALCTGENGVGKSGKPLHYKGSKFHRIIPSFMIQGGDFTLGDGRGGESIYGEKFADENFKLKHTGPGFLSMANSGPDTNGSQFFITTVTTSWLDGRHVVFGKVLSGMDVVYKMEAEGRQNGTPKSTVVIADSGELPL is encoded by the exons ATGGCCGGAAAGCGGACCTTCTCACTAGCACTCGTGTGGACGCTAGCTGTACTCGGAACCCTAGCTCTCGCTCAG GCGAAGAAGAAGTCGCAAGAGGATTTGAAGGAAGTGACACACAAAGTTTACTTCGATGTTGAGATTGGCGGAAAGCCTGCAG GTCGTATTGTCATGGGTCTCTTTGGGAAGACAGTTCCTAAGACAGCAG AGAATTTTCGGGCATTGTGTACAG GGGAGAACGGTGTTGGAAAGAGTGGGAAACCTCTTCATTACAAGGGAAGCAAATTTCATAGGATTATTCCCAGCTTCATGATCCAGGGAGGTGATTTTACACTTGGTGATGGAAGAGGTGGGGAATCAATATATGGAGAAAAGTTTGCTGATGAGAACTTCAAGCTGAAGCATACTGGGCCAG GGTTTCTTTCAATGGCAAATTCTGGTCCTGACACAAATGGTTCACAGTTTTTCATTACAACTGTCACAACTAGCTG GTTGGATGGTCGGCATGTCGTGTTTGGAAAAGTGCTATCTGGCATGGATGTGGTTTACAAAATGGAAGCTGAAGGCCGGCAGAACGGCACACCCAAGAGCACAGTTGTAATTGCAGACAGTGGCGAACTTCCGCTGTAG